The following are encoded in a window of Rosa chinensis cultivar Old Blush chromosome 4, RchiOBHm-V2, whole genome shotgun sequence genomic DNA:
- the LOC112196191 gene encoding UPF0481 protein At3g47200, with translation MSANHRSGRDHTVIDILDGSEKSTNCIFRVPNVLWRQNPKAYTPDVVSIGPFHHHLEKRGKKEGQGGKKGNGEKYFQLMERVKTRYLNEILAGMQNMTMEELTAKVIELSDQKNEGGFEQRARNFYAEPLHFSSEEFIKMMIVDGCFLIQLFRKCDDPKLRALYDPVFNMDCMFHFLCHDILLLENQLPWFVIHILYDLTHDIYPNQPSLSFRVLKAFSMLPSLRQGCSSYSKHLRQNNCHLHILDLIRSSIVVPLRTSNPEEHEVDSGNKHKGNNEVVHEAIIDPDLHQIRTATELSKSDIKFKMAKKESIMDIRFKKGTWFRNGILEIPQLNVGMSSETLFRNLIAIEQCYHGYSNEITSYAIFMDNLISSKEDMELLCKKKVIGNLMSDEDGCKFFSNLYKDIPHNKFYYVELCKEVNDRYNMRWYTWLALLKFEKFSNPWKVLAFVVAIIALTLTAWSQTNLIRINWHK, from the coding sequence ATGTCCGCAAATCATAGAAGTGGTAGAGATCATACAGTTATCGATATTCTCGATGGCAGCGAGAAAAGCACGAATTGCATCTTCAGAGTTCCTAACGTGCTCTGGAGACAAAATCCAAAAGCATATACACCTGATGTTGTTTCAATCGGAccttttcatcatcatctagaAAAGCGAGGGAAGAAGGAAGGTCAAGGAGGCAAGAAAGGCAATGGCGAAAAATATTTCCAACTCATGGAACGAGTGAAAACTCGCTATTTGAATGAAATTCTCGCAGGTATGCAGAATATGACTATGGAAGAGTTGACCGCAAAAGTTATTGAGCTCTCAGATCAAAAGAATGAAGGCGGTTTTGAGCAACGCGCGCGCAATTTTTATGCAGAACCACTTCATTTTTCCTCTGAAGAGTTCATCAAGATGATGATAGTTGACGGTTGCTTCCTAATTCAACTGTTTCGGAAGTGTGACGATCCGAAACTCAGGGCCTTATATGACCCGGTgttcaacatggactgtatgttTCATTTCCTATGCCATGACATTTTGCTCCTAGAAAATCAACTACCTTGGTTTGTTATCCACATTTTGTATGACCTTACCCATGATATATACCCTAATCAACCCTCCCTCTCTTTTCGCGTCCTTAAAGCCTTCAGCATGCTACCATCACTAAGGCAAGGTTGCTCATCTTATAGTAAGCATCTCCGCCAAAACAATTGTCATCTGCACATACTTGATCTGATAAGAAGTTCCATAGTAGTTCCATTAAGGACGTCCAACCCTGAAGAACATGAAGTTGACTCTGGGAACAAACACAAGGGAAACAATGAAGTCGTTCATGAAGCTATCATTGACCCAGATCTACATCAAATTCGTACCGCAACCGAACTCTCAAAGTCAGACATTAAATTCAAAATGGCCAAAAAGGAGAGCATAATGGACATCCGATTTAAAAAGGGTACGTGGTTCAGGAATGGGATTCTTGAGATTCCACAGCTAAACGTTGGAATGTCATCGGAAACATTATTCAGGAACCTCATTGCAATTGAGCAATGCTACCACGGTTATTCAAACGAGATAACATCTTATGCTATCTTTATGGATAACCTCATCTCTTCAAAGGAAGATATGGAATTACTTTGCAAGAAAAAAGTAATAGGTAACTTGATGAGTGATGAGGATGGCTGTAAGTTTTTCAGCAACCTTTACAAGGACATCCCGCACAACAAGTTCTACTATGTAGAGCTGTGCAAAGAAGTGAATGATCGTTACAATATGAGATGGTATACATGGTTGGCTTTACTCAAGTTTGAAAAGTTTTCTAACCCCTGGAAGGTTTTGGCTTTCGTGGTAGCTATTATCGCTTTGACTCTCACCGCGTGGAGTCAGACAAACCTCATTCGGATTAACTGGCATAAGTGA